Part of the Nicotiana sylvestris chromosome 5, ASM39365v2, whole genome shotgun sequence genome is shown below.
GAAACCATCCAGGTGGACAAAACCATCTCGTTTTTGAACTCGTTGATCGGGTACAGCAGCAACGCATTGGGTATGCTGGTGAACTACGACATTTACGGGGACGATACCGGGTCATGGGCCCCGCCCAAAACAGAACGAGACGGGTTTTGGGAAGGTTTGGATTTAGACGGGTCGGGTCATGATGTAAAGGGTGGGGTGCCTTCTGGGTTGAAACCGGATGTTACAGTGTGCAAGGAAGGAGGCTGTGACTATAAGACAGTGCAGGAAGCGGTGAATGTTGCACCGGATAATGGGCTGACCCGGAAGTTTGTGATATGGATCAAAGCCGGGTTGTATGATGAGATTATTCGGGTCCCGTTTGAGAAGAAGAATGTGGTATTTTTGGGTGATGGAATGGGCAAAACTGTCATTACAGGTTCCTTGAATGTTGGTATTAATGGCATCAACACTTATGAGACTGCAACTGTCGGTAAGTGATTTATTGGATCAGTTTTAATAATTACAAATCTTTATGTTTCAATAACAAAATTCTTTTTCACTATTTTGGACTATACaaaatttgattttttaaaaatatctTTGGAAACAAGCCAAGTAACGGTTGGACAGAATTGCTCCTATAGTAGCTAGACTTCTTTTTTGTGTGTGTTATTTTGTAAAATAAGCGTAAATTTCTGCATAAACAGAGATATACTTTAAAAAAAACGATGACTCTGGCTGCTTGGCCACTGAATGAATGCATCTCCAAGCGCCGATGATGTTCACGAGTTGTTTAGGGCTAAATTTTCTTTCGCGGTTAGTTTTCTTACTTCTCCATTGGCATTAATTTTAGGGAGAATGACACAGTTAttcacaaaaataaaattatttacccTTACCTATCCATCTATtttttctacccataaactaattacattttTACCCATAATAATTTTTGTGaggaattttttctttattctccaattcttttttatttctatgtttttttttttcttttttccttttctaatttcatttaactttttttttatattcttttcctcttcataatctaatttcatttactttttttactattttttattatttttttatactattactaaagaaaaatcaaattgtgtaccaattaaatgtagctaatacaatcaaaaaatattaactaacatatgataccagtatagtatatagctataccaacagggtatacaattgtacgcaaagagttaaaaaaaattaattcaattattaaactgaaataatatcagctgtcaataaaaatttcaaaaaattctaaaaagatctaattgtaagagtatacCGTTACATTATATAGCAtactgtaattttttttttttttttgcattttcaatttgccctcacgctgggtaaaagcttaaagcaaattaaaaagaaaaatgcaagtgaatttacgggtaataagtatactattatagtatattgtatactattacaGCATACTATTATGGTATATTGCATATTATTATAGTATACTATAACAATAAattgtatactataatagtatactgttgCAGTATAAATATACTtctatagtatattgtatactataacgGTATACTGTTCGATAACTGTGTTTTTCTTCGATTATTACAATATAACCGTTGCGGTATATTgtaaactataatagtatactgttgcagtatagctatatactcctacaacATATTGTATGTCGTAGCGGTATACTATTGGGTAGCTGTATTCTTCTTCTATTTTCAGCTGAAAATTTcgatctcaatcacctcaaatcaactccaaatgctATCAAATCTCAGTATGAACTTCCAAAAGgtactataagcaatatttaacagcacccactttgaatcaaacaagaaatcttcaaaaataaaattgagcTTCAAGCCCAACAATGGTGGATATTCAAATACACAAAAAAAATTAGATCTGGGAAGCTTACTCGAAGATACTATAAGCAATATTTTATAGCACCCACATCGAATCAAAtaataaattttcaaaataaaatttcaaattctGGAGCTTCAAGCTCAACAATGGTGGGTCTTCATACACACATAAAAATCATAAAAAGAGGAGGTAGAGCAATAGCTTGGGTTGACCCTCTTAATGAAGATCGATCTGGCAGAGGAGAAGTAGATCCATTTAAATCCACTACCAAGTAAGCTTGCAAAAATGAAGTCAAATGTTTTAACATTCTGTAGTTCAAATGCGAAGGCAAATAGCTGTGGGCCGGATAAATAGTCTTGGTTGCATAAGTAGGAAAAGTAAATAGTTTAGATTTGGGTAtttaagggtaaatagtttgagCTTAATGATTATAAAGTaagattttttcttaattttacaTGGTTAGCGTGAAAAGAGGAGGTAAAGCCATTGTCCCTATGGGCTTGCTCCAAGCAGCAAGGCGATGTAGCCTTTGTGGTACGGGTTCACTTGAACTCATGGGATAACCCATTTTTTTTAGATAACATGAAACATAAATATTTTATGTGAAAATTCACTAAAATTTCATTAAAACTTAGTAGATTAGAACACATCAAAGTTTAAGTCATAAATCTGCCTATGCCCAACAGAGAGCATGATGGTGTAGGACGTGCAAAGTGCAAAATCATTGCATTTGGTGTAaccctttatttttatttttatttttttgaagccAACACCCAGGCTATACTGATTTGTGGTGATTTTGGGTGGGGGTTGGTGGAATCCTACCTGTCTATATAATTATCCAAGATAATTACACAGAGGAGGGCATAAACTTTAGCATCCAGTATTACACGGAGAATGAGAGCTATTATTCTTGTATATATTTTGAAAGCACAGCAAAATAGAGATTGAAAGAGGGCCTCTCTTCCATGTTAAAATATTGATTAGTACTTAGTGATACCAGTAGTACCTCTAAGAGTTGACAGAAGTGATTAACCATTATCAGATAAAAACTGTCCCTTTTTGGTTCTAATTCTAAAGTGATGAACATAATTTAACCATTGTGATCATTCTTCACTAAAGCTTTGACACTGCTAGAAAGTAGAGAGTGAGATGGCTTGCTTGAAGAACATCTCTTGTCTGGTTGTATTTAAGACTTACTATGTTATTGTTCAAGTTGCGTGATATTGGAAGTAGTGAAAACAAATTCTAAAGTGAGAGTAAAATCTGCAGATCGCCATTGCCTGCTGCAGTCAGGGGCGTATCTAGCTTATTAATGActggttcaattgaacccataacttttgacgcggagtaaaaatttatatgtaaaaattcattaaaattacaaaaatagtagatatgaacctataacttaaaaatataataggtACAATGCTAAAAACTTTAAAAGATAAACTCATAGAGCTTAAATTGAGGATCCGTCTCTGGCTGCAGATATATTATTTGATGAACTGTCGTAGTTTTGAGTAGTTCTAACGTTTGTATTACTCCTAAAACAGGAGTTGCTGGTGATGGATTCATGGCCAGCGGTATCACCTTCCAAAATACAGCAGGTCCAAACGCCAACCAAGCAGTGGCATTTCGATCCGACAGTGATCTTTCAATTATAGAGAACTGTGAATTCATCGGCAATCAGGACACCATATACGCCCATACATTGCGCCAATACTACAAGTGCTGCCGCATCCAAGGCAATGTAGACTTCATTTTTGGGAACTCAGCTGCTTTCTTCCAAGAATGTGACATCCTAATCGCACCTCGGCAATTCCATCCCGAAGAGGGAGAGACGAATCCTGTGACGGCTCATGGCAGGATAGACCCTGCACAGTCAACTGGATTTGTCTTCCAAAATTGTCTGATCAATGGAACAGACAAATACATGGCCTTGTACTACAAGAATCCCGAGGTGCACAAAAATTATCTGGGAAGGCCATGGAAGGAGTATTCGCGGACCGTCTTTATACAATGTACTTTGGAGGTTCTTGTTTCAGCTGATGGGTGGTTGCCTTGGAACGGTGATTTCGCGTTTAGTACACTTTACTATGGAGAATATAGAAATACTGGTGCTGGAGCTAATACAGCAGGACGAGTGCCATGGAGTAGCCAAATCCCAGCTGAGCATGTCAA
Proteins encoded:
- the LOC104243995 gene encoding probable pectinesterase/pectinesterase inhibitor 51 codes for the protein MASFFTLTVLSILLFFSISSVSARHHQRNSPESSTTPSIAAEIQGACKASRDPPTCESVLTVSGNLPSELATPLIIQSAVKVVSQNNAEAIDMVNAIMDASAGNQNLTDLVRIGIEVLGYADNRIELTAQVLTRGKIKDARAWMSAVMIYQYDCWSVAKRVNETIQVDKTISFLNSLIGYSSNALGMLVNYDIYGDDTGSWAPPKTERDGFWEGLDLDGSGHDVKGGVPSGLKPDVTVCKEGGCDYKTVQEAVNVAPDNGLTRKFVIWIKAGLYDEIIRVPFEKKNVVFLGDGMGKTVITGSLNVGINGINTYETATVGVAGDGFMASGITFQNTAGPNANQAVAFRSDSDLSIIENCEFIGNQDTIYAHTLRQYYKCCRIQGNVDFIFGNSAAFFQECDILIAPRQFHPEEGETNPVTAHGRIDPAQSTGFVFQNCLINGTDKYMALYYKNPEVHKNYLGRPWKEYSRTVFIQCTLEVLVSADGWLPWNGDFAFSTLYYGEYRNTGAGANTAGRVPWSSQIPAEHVNSYSVQNFIQGDKWISTSS